A single Lactuca sativa cultivar Salinas chromosome 8, Lsat_Salinas_v11, whole genome shotgun sequence DNA region contains:
- the LOC111900953 gene encoding delta(12)-acyl-lipid-desaturase, with the protein MGAGGRSNPSDLDVKKSDIDRIKRAPTSKPPFTLADIKKAIPPHCFERSLIRSFSYLVADLTAVSIFYYLATTYIPQLPHPLPYLAWPVYWYVQGCVFMGIWLIGHECGHHAFSDHVWLEDCIGFVLHSCLLTPYFSWKISHRRHHANTGSLDHDEVYVPKTRSKLGSSAFYLDNPIGRTLTLIVKLSLGWYIYLSINAAGRPYDKFASHYDPRSPIFSDNERILILMSDIGLIGFSTLLYKLATIHGFATVFCAYGGALMVMNAFLVIITYLHHTHASLPHYDDSEWNWMKGAFATVDRDYGVLNKVFHNITDTHVLHHLFSYIPHYHAMEATKAIRPIVGEFYQKDSTPFYLALWRESKNCLFIEPDESDEKNKGIYWFRSQY; encoded by the coding sequence ATGGGTGCCGGTGGCCGTTCAAATCCTAGTGATCTAGATGTTAAGAAATCCGATATCGATCGTATCAAACGAGCCCCAACCTCAAAACCTCCATTTACCTTAGCAGATATCAAGAAAGCCATACCACCTCACTGTTTCGAAAGATCCTTGATTCGATCCTTTTCATATCTCGTTGCTGACCTCACCGCAGTTTCGATCTTCTACTACCTCGCCACAACTTATATTCCACAGCTCCCTCACCCTCTTCCTTACCTTGCCTGGCCGGTTTACTGGTACGTTCAAGGTTGTGTGTTCATGGGGATTTGGCTTATCGGTCATGAATGTGGTCATCATGCCTTCAGTGACCATGTATGGCTCGAGGATTGTATTGGGTTTGTTTTACACTCATGCCTTTTAACCCCTTACTTTTCCTGGAAAATAAGCCACCGCAGGCACCATGCTAACACCGGTTCTCTCGACCACGACGAAGTATATGTTCCAAAGACAAGATCAAAACTGGGTTCTTCCGCGTTTTACCTCGACAATCCAATCGGTCGAACATTAACCCTTATAGTTAAACTCAGTCTCGGATGGTATATCTACTTGTCAATCAATGCTGCGGGAAGACCTTATGACAAGTTCGCAAGCCACTATGATCCCAGAAGCCCTATTTTCTCAGATAACGAGCGAATCCTGATCCTCATGTCCGATATCGGACTTATCGGCTTTTCTACCTTGTTGTACAAATTGGCGACAATCCACGGGTTCGCTACTGTTTTTTGTGCCTACGGAGGTGCCTTAATGGTCATGAACGCGTTTCTTGTGATCATCACATACCTTCATCACACTCACGCTTCTTTGCCCCACTACGACGACTCTGAATGGAACTGGATGAAAGGTGCTTTCGCAACAGTAGATAGGGATTACGGAGTTCTAAACAAGGTGTTCCATAACATTACCGACACTCATGTGCTTCACCATTTGTTCTCTTACATTCCTCATTATCATGCCATGGAAGCCACCAAAGCGATCAGGCCAATTGTGGGAGAGTTTTATCAAAAAGATAGCACTCCATTTTACTTGGCGTTATGGAGAGAATCCAAGAACTGTTTGTTTATCGAGCCTGATGAGAGTGATGAGAAGAACAAAGGTATCTACTGGTTCAGAAGTCAGTACTGA